CCAGGTGGATACTTTCACCGGATATACCTTTCAACGACAGGAGCTTGACCATCGTGTAGGTATTGACAACGGAAGTTGGCTCAGTTGTTGTGACCACGAGGAAATCGTCCACGAGTGCAAGGAACGGCATGTAACTTTCGTTGAATCCCGGTGGCATGTCCATAACAACGATGTCGTAATTCTCAAGCAACTTTAGAAAATGTGTTGTGAAATCCCTGATGATGAAATCGTTCGCCATAAGTAGGTCCGACACGTCTCCACCGAGGGAGATCAAGTCCAAGCCGTGTTCCGTTTGTGTGATTAGTTCTTCCACAGTACACTTGTGGTTGACAAAGTCCTTTATGCTATACTTTGGATACACACCAAGGATTATGTCCGAGTTGGTAAATCCCACATCCGTATCGAGCAATAATGTCCTTCGCCCTATCTCGGCAAAGACAGCGGCCAGATTTGCGGCTATTAGAGTCTTTCCAACGCCACCCTTACCACTGACTACGGCAACAACTTGACTCGTCTTCAAGTTACTGGCCTGACTTAGCATGTTTCAACACCTCTTTGGCCAACAAAAGGGCCAGTTCCCTGTTGTTCGCCTCGAAAATGTCATCCGGTACGCGTTGACCGTTCGTCACGAACGCGATAGGTACTTTCAAAAAGTTTGGAACGTTCACGAAGTGCCCGTAAGCGGACGTTTCATCGAGTTTTGAAAGAATTACATGCGTTGGGTTAACTGTTGAAAACTTCTGGACAATGTCTCTCACATCCTCCTTCCGGTACTGCATACCAACAACAAGGAAGCAGAGGTCTGGTTGCACAACCTCGGCCATCGCTTTTATCTCCGTCATGTGTAGCTCGTTTTTCTGGCTTCTTCCAGCTGAGTCTATCAGAATTGTATCGAAGTCGCTCAACGCCTCTATTTCCAATTTTGCCTCTTTGGGAGTGTACGCAACACGAATTGGTACATCGAGAAGCATCGCGTACGTTTTGAGTTGATCAACCGCCGCTATTCTGTAAGTATCTAACGTGATTA
The sequence above is a segment of the Fervidobacterium thailandense genome. Coding sequences within it:
- a CDS encoding P-loop NTPase encodes the protein MLSQASNLKTSQVVAVVSGKGGVGKTLIAANLAAVFAEIGRRTLLLDTDVGFTNSDIILGVYPKYSIKDFVNHKCTVEELITQTEHGLDLISLGGDVSDLLMANDFIIRDFTTHFLKLLENYDIVVMDMPPGFNESYMPFLALVDDFLVVTTTEPTSVVNTYTMVKLLSLKGISGESIHLVANMVQDVKEATKLLERFAEVSERFLNNRVSSMTLIKEHPGVERSVRERVLFVKQYRSIQPSFSIRRIVSILIKEPVVPKDREGLIEKFVRFFRGDRV